GTCGCTGATCGGGCTGATCATGCTCATGGGCATTGCCACCAAGAACTCCATCTTGCTGGTCGAGTACGCCATCATGGCCCGGCGCGAGCGCGGCATGAGCCGGCTCGACGCGCTACTGGACGCCTGCCACAAGCGCGCCCGGCCCATCATCATGACGACACTGGCCATGGGCGCTGGCATGATGCCGATCGCGCTGGGCCTGGGCGGCGCGGACATGAGTTTCCGCTCACCCATGGCCGTGGCCGTGATCGGCGGCCTGATCACCTCCACGGTGCTCAGCCTGCTGGTCGTGCCGGCCGCGTTCACCTGGGTCGATGATTTCGAGCACTGGCTGATCCGGCTGGTGCGCGGGCGCAGGGCACCAGCGTATGATGAACGTTCTGTTACATCGCCATGAAACTGGTTACTCTCGAAATTGACACCATCCCGCTCGGCCAGCCGCTGCCGTTTGCGCTGCGCGGCGCCGATGGCAAGCTGCTGGCCCACAAGGGCTATGTGATCCGCAACCGCCAGGATCTGGGCGTGCTGCTGGCGCGAGGCATCAAGTTGTGCATCGACACCCATGAGTCGGGCGACAGCCATCGCGCCTATCTGGCGCAGATGCAGCAGATGCTGCTGGCCGATGCCTCGCTGGGCCAGATCGCCGCCATGAAGCTGTCGGCTGCCCAGGCTATCCAGCACAACCCGGAGGGCGCCGCCGCCGACTGGGCCGAGCTGCAGATGCGGGCTTCGCAGCTGTTGCGCGCGCCGGGCAGCAGCGACTTCCCGCAGCGCCTGCTGGATCTGCACGAGGAGCTGGAGCGCCAATGCCAGCAAACCCCCGACAGCCTGCTGCTGGCGCTGATCTACCTGACCGGGCGCGAGACACGCATGTACAGCGCTACCCACGCCATGCTGGTGGCCAGCGTGTGCATGTTGGTGGCTGGCGAGACCCTGGGCTGGCCCGAGGCCAAGGTGGCGCGCCTGGGTCAGGCGGCGCTGTCCATGAACATCGCAATGACGGCGCTGCAGGACGATTTGGCGCAGCAGACCGACCCGCTGACTGCGGCGCAGATCGACGCCATCTCCGACCATGCCGAGCACTCCGAGGCGCTCTTGCGCCAGATGGGCATGAGCGATCCGGTCTGGCTGGAAGCCGTGCGCCACCACCATGCGCGCATCCCCGGCCCGCTGGCCGAGCGCAGCGAGGGGCTGCAGATGGCGCGGCTGATCCAGCGCGCCGACGTGTTCGGCGCGCGCATCGCGCCGCGCGCCACGCGCCAGCCGCTGGCCTCCACGGCCGCCATGCAGGCCAGCTACTACGACGAGCAGCGCCAGGTGGACGAGGCCGGCGCGGCACTGGTCAAGACGCTGGGCGTCTATCCCCCCGGCACGCATGTGCGCCTGGCCACGCAGGAAGTGGCGCTGGTGCTGCGCCGTGGCGCCAGCGCCACCACGCCGCGCGTGGCCGTGGTGGTGAACCGCGAGGGGATGCCTACCGGCGAGCTGATCCCGCGCGACACCACCCAGGCGCAGTGGAAGATCACCGCTGCCGTGCCCGGCAACGAGGTGCGCGTACACCTGCCGCTGGCGCGGCTGCTGCCGCTGGTCTGAACGGTCGCGGCGCGCTGCACCATGGCCAGGCGCGGCAGTCCTGCGAAACCCCGCGCGGTGCGGGTGCATGGACGCCAGCGCCTGCAGGCCTGGCCCGGCCATGGTGCAATGCCTGTTGCCGTGTGCGCTGCCTGCCTTGTGCGCAGTTGCCATGTACGGCGGTGCAAAAATTTTCATGCCG
This portion of the Melaminivora jejuensis genome encodes:
- a CDS encoding HD-GYP domain-containing protein, translating into MKLVTLEIDTIPLGQPLPFALRGADGKLLAHKGYVIRNRQDLGVLLARGIKLCIDTHESGDSHRAYLAQMQQMLLADASLGQIAAMKLSAAQAIQHNPEGAAADWAELQMRASQLLRAPGSSDFPQRLLDLHEELERQCQQTPDSLLLALIYLTGRETRMYSATHAMLVASVCMLVAGETLGWPEAKVARLGQAALSMNIAMTALQDDLAQQTDPLTAAQIDAISDHAEHSEALLRQMGMSDPVWLEAVRHHHARIPGPLAERSEGLQMARLIQRADVFGARIAPRATRQPLASTAAMQASYYDEQRQVDEAGAALVKTLGVYPPGTHVRLATQEVALVLRRGASATTPRVAVVVNREGMPTGELIPRDTTQAQWKITAAVPGNEVRVHLPLARLLPLV